From Methanococcus maripaludis, the proteins below share one genomic window:
- a CDS encoding carbohydrate kinase family protein: MDKIGKITAVGHIALDYIFNVDKFPELNTSMQIPTAKKYYGGAACNVAAEIANLGVKSEILSCVGTDFKASGYGEYLEKLGVSTKSVFVSEEEETPKAWIFTDPQNNQITYFLWGAAKHYPEIEVPEFDSEIVHLATGDPNYNLKCAQKASSKGILVSFDPGQDLTLYSKENMENIIENVDFLFMNNHEFQRTLDLLNISEKELISRVKVLIVTYGKQGSIIYSEDDAIKVPAVLTQAKDPTGAGDSYRAGFLTAYLKGHDLKNCGLAGSCVASFVVEQVGCQTNLPSWDMVIERLNENNLL, encoded by the coding sequence ATGGACAAAATTGGTAAAATAACGGCGGTAGGTCATATTGCACTTGATTATATATTCAATGTGGATAAATTTCCAGAATTAAACACTTCAATGCAGATTCCAACTGCTAAAAAATACTATGGCGGTGCTGCATGTAATGTTGCAGCAGAAATTGCAAATTTAGGCGTAAAATCAGAAATACTTTCATGTGTTGGAACTGACTTTAAAGCTTCAGGATATGGAGAATATTTAGAAAAATTGGGCGTTTCAACCAAAAGCGTGTTTGTTTCAGAGGAAGAAGAAACTCCAAAGGCATGGATCTTTACTGATCCTCAAAACAACCAGATAACGTACTTTTTATGGGGTGCTGCAAAACACTACCCTGAAATCGAAGTTCCAGAATTTGATTCAGAAATTGTACACCTTGCAACTGGAGACCCAAATTACAATTTAAAATGTGCACAAAAAGCAAGTTCGAAAGGAATTCTCGTATCATTTGATCCAGGACAGGATTTAACATTATATTCTAAAGAAAACATGGAAAACATCATCGAAAACGTTGATTTTTTATTCATGAACAACCACGAATTCCAGAGAACCCTTGATTTATTGAATATTTCTGAAAAAGAGCTGATTAGTCGAGTTAAAGTTTTAATTGTAACTTATGGAAAACAGGGAAGCATCATATATTCAGAAGATGATGCAATTAAAGTTCCTGCGGTATTAACTCAAGCAAAAGATCCAACTGGTGCGGGAGACAGCTACAGAGCTGGATTTTTAACTGCGTATTTAAAAGGGCACGATTTAAAGAATTGTGGACTTGCAGGTTCATGTGTAGCTTCTTTTGTTGTAGAGCAGGTGGGATGTCAAACCAACCTTCCATCATGGGACATGGTTATTGAACGACTTAACGAAAACAACCTTCTATAA
- the hisA gene encoding 1-(5-phosphoribosyl)-5-[(5-phosphoribosylamino)methylideneamino]imidazole-4-carboxamide isomerase, with translation MLVIPAVDMKNKKCVQLIQGNPDKKHVELDNPPEIAKKWVNEGAEMLHLVDLDGALDGKRVNDEFIEEIIKTSGVPVQIGGGIRSIEDAEYLVEKGAKKVIIGTIAVETPEIIKELSKRIGSEKIMVSLDAKDGKVVIKGWKEKTKYTPVKIGKILEEMGAGSILFTNVDSEGLLNGINIEPTKELVENLKIPIVASGGVTTIDDLLKLKEIGVYGVVVGSAIYKNLINLKEAIEAVK, from the coding sequence GTGCTAGTTATTCCTGCAGTTGATATGAAAAATAAAAAATGTGTACAGCTTATCCAGGGAAATCCTGATAAGAAACACGTTGAATTAGATAATCCTCCTGAAATTGCAAAAAAATGGGTAAATGAAGGTGCAGAAATGCTTCACCTCGTGGACCTTGATGGAGCACTTGATGGAAAACGGGTAAACGATGAATTTATCGAAGAAATAATTAAAACATCAGGAGTTCCCGTTCAAATTGGTGGCGGAATTCGATCGATCGAAGATGCGGAATACCTCGTTGAAAAAGGGGCTAAAAAAGTAATTATTGGAACTATTGCTGTAGAAACTCCTGAAATAATAAAAGAACTTTCTAAACGTATCGGCAGTGAAAAAATAATGGTTTCACTTGATGCAAAAGACGGCAAAGTTGTAATAAAAGGCTGGAAAGAAAAAACAAAATACACTCCTGTTAAAATTGGAAAAATACTCGAAGAAATGGGCGCTGGAAGTATTTTATTTACAAACGTGGATAGTGAAGGTCTTTTAAATGGAATAAATATCGAACCAACAAAAGAACTTGTCGAAAACTTGAAAATACCTATTGTAGCATCAGGCGGCGTTACAACAATCGATGACCTTTTAAAATTAAAAGAAATCGGGGTATATGGGGTAGTAGTGGGTTCTGCAATTTATAAAAACCTGATAAATTTAAAAGAAGCAATTGAAGCAGTAAAATAA
- a CDS encoding ECF transporter S component encodes MKRLNHSRCRINDCAYVVAISLGLNILGSQAVTYLQLPAFLDSTGTILAAVLLGPLFGSLVGLLTNLIEGFFIYSGLYYFAIVNILIGFVTGIIFKKYPFNVKYVVITTIILALIGTIVGNIIAYYLFGGITGSPIDDVTIYLAGSGMSVYNAVFVSGFIINLFDKIISFVLVFLIIGFFQKYVDKCYLNIKFDDKTK; translated from the coding sequence TGTGCTTACGTGGTTGCAATAAGTCTGGGTCTGAATATTCTAGGATCCCAGGCTGTTACATACCTTCAACTGCCTGCATTTTTAGATAGTACTGGAACTATTTTGGCAGCTGTGTTATTGGGACCCTTATTCGGCAGTTTAGTCGGCCTTTTAACAAATTTAATCGAAGGATTTTTTATTTATTCTGGACTGTACTATTTTGCAATAGTCAATATTTTGATTGGGTTTGTTACAGGAATTATTTTTAAAAAATACCCGTTCAATGTGAAATATGTGGTTATAACAACAATAATTCTCGCGTTAATTGGAACGATTGTTGGAAATATAATTGCATACTATTTGTTTGGCGGAATTACTGGCTCACCAATCGATGATGTAACAATATATCTTGCAGGTAGTGGGATGAGCGTTTACAATGCAGTATTTGTTAGCGGATTTATCATAAATTTATTCGATAAAATAATTTCATTTGTTCTAGTATTCTTAATAATTGGATTTTTCCAAAAATACGTTGATAAATGCTATTTAAATATCAAATTTGATGATAAAACCAAATAA
- a CDS encoding sodium-dependent transporter gives MAREQWASKMGFILAAVGSAVGLGNIWRFPYMAYENGGGAFLIPYFVALLFVGIMVMVLELALGHSTKGSAPLALRRLGKNFEWIGWLAIATAFIITTYYTAIIAWALVYLVKLFMVGFPTDFGGFFFSDILALSSGHGDLGGFNLPILVGLALIWGVNYIVVNSGVRKGLEKANEILMPVLFFLILALVVRSITLPGGLMGIEYYLTPNFAVLLTPKVWIDAFSQIFFTLSLGFGIMVAYSSYLPKKSDLTASAFTISLMNCGFSFLAGFAVFGTLGYMAMTQGVPISEVVTQSIGLAFVAFPQALSLMPGGIILAAIFFIALFVAGISSSVSLVESTASAVIDKFNLPRHKAASAVIATSFFASLIYATNAGLYWLDSVDHYINWFTIPLVAVLEIIVSIWIFKGSKLEKYIDNLSEYNLGSFWKFFAGIFSPLFLIYMILNGAWTELTLGYEGYAPIFLLLSLGIPVFGLVVSLIMPMIPWIDKGREIEEWDEFVKKDEE, from the coding sequence ATGGCAAGAGAACAGTGGGCCTCTAAGATGGGTTTCATTTTAGCGGCAGTCGGTTCTGCAGTTGGTCTTGGAAATATATGGCGTTTTCCATATATGGCATATGAAAATGGTGGTGGAGCGTTTTTAATTCCTTATTTTGTTGCTTTATTGTTTGTTGGTATAATGGTAATGGTTTTAGAGCTTGCTTTGGGGCATTCAACAAAAGGTTCAGCACCTCTGGCATTGAGAAGGCTTGGAAAGAACTTTGAATGGATAGGCTGGCTTGCAATAGCTACTGCATTTATAATTACGACGTACTATACTGCAATTATTGCATGGGCATTAGTATACCTTGTTAAATTATTTATGGTCGGATTCCCAACTGATTTTGGCGGATTTTTCTTTAGTGATATTTTAGCACTTTCTTCAGGTCACGGGGACCTTGGAGGATTTAACTTGCCAATATTGGTAGGATTGGCTTTGATATGGGGTGTAAATTACATTGTTGTAAATTCAGGAGTTAGAAAAGGTCTTGAAAAAGCAAATGAAATTTTAATGCCCGTATTATTTTTCCTAATTCTCGCACTCGTTGTAAGGAGCATTACCTTACCTGGCGGTCTTATGGGTATTGAATACTATTTAACGCCTAATTTTGCGGTGTTATTAACACCTAAAGTTTGGATTGATGCATTTTCCCAGATATTCTTTACATTGAGTCTTGGATTTGGTATCATGGTAGCATATTCAAGCTACTTACCTAAAAAATCAGACTTAACTGCAAGTGCATTTACAATTTCATTAATGAACTGTGGATTTTCATTCTTGGCAGGATTTGCGGTATTTGGAACACTCGGATACATGGCAATGACACAAGGAGTACCTATTTCAGAAGTTGTAACACAAAGTATCGGTTTAGCATTCGTTGCATTCCCACAAGCACTTTCATTAATGCCTGGAGGAATTATACTTGCTGCAATATTCTTTATCGCACTATTTGTTGCAGGAATTTCCTCATCAGTTTCACTTGTTGAATCAACTGCATCAGCGGTAATTGATAAGTTTAATCTTCCAAGACACAAAGCAGCTTCAGCAGTTATTGCAACTAGCTTCTTTGCAAGTTTAATTTATGCAACAAACGCAGGTCTTTACTGGTTGGATTCAGTAGACCACTACATCAACTGGTTTACAATTCCGCTTGTTGCAGTACTTGAAATAATCGTTTCAATATGGATATTTAAAGGAAGCAAACTCGAAAAATACATCGACAACCTTTCAGAATACAATTTAGGATCTTTCTGGAAATTCTTTGCAGGAATATTCTCTCCATTGTTCTTGATATACATGATATTGAATGGAGCTTGGACAGAATTAACTTTAGGCTACGAAGGCTATGCACCAATATTTTTATTGTTGAGCCTTGGAATTCCAGTATTTGGTCTTGTGGTTTCATTAATTATGCCAATGATTCCATGGATTGATAAAGGAAGAGAAATCGAAGAATGGGACGAGTTTGTAAAAAAGGATGAAGAATAA